The following proteins are encoded in a genomic region of Sorangiineae bacterium MSr12523:
- a CDS encoding DUF3750 domain-containing protein yields MSGIYAPIAGLEERQKEMRCGVALALGLSLGFSLVHCAALPRPLALPDDGQATVAVFSEALPHSMSGIGRHSWIAGRGRGARTFRRFEVLGEAHIAQGDPFRPQCGCGRDTPEDADVRMHAVVHGPEAEKVIACLERETKRYNEEYDYGFWPGPNCNTYVAMMARRCGISVELPSTANGRDYRGIVGAGVTSGGTGLAFETPLVGLKLGLKEGIEVHLFGAALGIDFWPPAIIVPVGPGRIGFDDR; encoded by the coding sequence GTGAGCGGTATTTATGCCCCAATCGCCGGCCTCGAGGAGCGTCAAAAGGAGATGCGATGTGGGGTGGCACTCGCCTTGGGGCTTTCGCTCGGGTTTTCTCTCGTGCATTGCGCCGCACTGCCGCGGCCGTTGGCTTTGCCCGACGATGGGCAAGCCACTGTGGCGGTCTTCAGCGAAGCGCTGCCACACTCCATGAGTGGCATTGGACGCCACTCGTGGATCGCGGGGCGCGGTCGGGGCGCGCGCACCTTTCGTCGCTTCGAGGTCCTGGGCGAAGCGCACATCGCGCAAGGCGATCCATTCCGGCCGCAGTGCGGTTGCGGACGCGACACACCGGAGGATGCCGATGTGCGCATGCACGCCGTGGTGCACGGGCCGGAGGCCGAGAAGGTGATCGCGTGCCTCGAGCGCGAGACGAAGCGTTACAACGAAGAATACGACTACGGCTTCTGGCCGGGCCCCAATTGCAACACCTACGTTGCCATGATGGCGCGCCGATGTGGGATCTCCGTCGAGCTCCCGTCGACGGCCAATGGACGCGATTACCGCGGCATCGTCGGCGCCGGCGTCACCTCCGGCGGAACGGGCTTGGCCTTCGAGACGCCTTTGGTCGGGCTCAAGTTGGGGCTGAAAGAAGGCATCGAGGTGCATCTCTTCGGCGCGGCCCTGGGCATCGATTTCTGGCCTCCGGCCATCATCGTTCCCGTGGGCCCCGGA
- a CDS encoding glyoxylate/hydroxypyruvate reductase A — MSIALFERVSLVTVQRILTAGLPGERIQAADDVDDPASVDIAVVGAPTRGALARLSNLRLIVSLWAGVDHLVADPTRPKDAIITRLVDENLTATMVEAALAHVLAAHRQHDVYRRAQTERTWSPQAQSYAPARTVGVLGLGTLGKAVAQAIARVGFRVIAWNRSPRDVEGITVRSGAEGLPDVLRAADILVNLLALTPETLGILRKETLSLLPQGAVVINLARGAHLVEADLFELLDRGHLRHAVLDVHATEPLPLEHPAWRHPRIDIFPHVAAQTDPESAAHRAVETILAFRASLPLPNAL, encoded by the coding sequence ATGAGCATTGCCCTTTTCGAACGCGTCAGTTTGGTGACAGTGCAGCGCATTCTCACGGCAGGCCTGCCCGGCGAGCGGATCCAAGCCGCGGACGATGTGGACGATCCCGCCAGCGTGGACATCGCCGTGGTGGGGGCGCCTACGCGCGGTGCGCTGGCGCGATTGTCCAACCTTCGCCTCATCGTTTCGCTGTGGGCCGGTGTCGATCACTTGGTTGCCGATCCCACGCGGCCCAAGGACGCCATCATCACGCGACTCGTCGACGAGAACCTCACCGCGACGATGGTCGAAGCGGCCCTGGCGCACGTCCTCGCGGCGCACCGCCAACACGATGTGTACCGGCGCGCACAAACCGAACGGACTTGGTCGCCGCAGGCGCAGTCGTACGCTCCGGCGCGCACGGTGGGCGTGCTCGGATTGGGCACGCTGGGCAAGGCGGTGGCGCAGGCCATTGCGCGCGTGGGCTTTCGGGTCATCGCGTGGAATCGCTCGCCGCGTGATGTGGAGGGCATCACCGTTCGAAGCGGTGCCGAAGGCCTGCCCGACGTGCTTCGCGCGGCGGACATTCTCGTCAATCTGTTGGCGCTGACGCCGGAGACGCTCGGCATCCTGCGCAAAGAGACCCTGAGCCTACTCCCCCAGGGGGCCGTGGTGATCAATCTTGCGCGCGGCGCCCACCTCGTGGAGGCCGATCTGTTCGAGCTGCTCGACCGAGGCCATCTGCGTCACGCCGTCCTCGACGTGCACGCGACCGAGCCACTCCCGCTCGAGCACCCGGCATGGCGTCACCCGCGCATCGACATCTTTCCCCACGTGGCCGCCCAAACGGATCCCGAGAGCGCCGCCCACCGCGCCGTGGAAACGATCCTCGCCTTCCGTGCCAGCCTCCCGCTGCCCAACGCCTTGTGA